The following are encoded together in the Pedobacter sp. D749 genome:
- a CDS encoding cellulase family glycosylhydrolase produces the protein MSFKKSILYIFLLSTISFTGFSQGFLKAEGKKIVNQKGENVLLRGFGLGGWMLQEGYMLKINKEAQQYRIRERIEELMGPKQTQEFYDAWLANHMRKIDVDSMKRWGFNSIRLPMHYNLYTLPADKEPVAGKNTWLEKGFALTDSLLSWCKENKMYLILDLHAAPGGQGNDLNIADRDPSKPYLWDSAANQEKTIALWKKLAERYKNEPYIGAYDILNEPNYGFTNPEEDKNGTKEKVNAPLRKLMVEITKAIREVDQKHIIVIEGNGWGNNYNGIFPLWDKNMVLSYHKYWNYNDQASIAHIIKARDEQNVPVWLGETGENSNVWFTDAIHLLEKNNIGWAWWPLKKIGANNPMEIKSNPNYDELVKYFNNGGNKPKDSNVYSGLMELAIYSRLENTIIHRDVIDAMIRQPFSNETKAFKPNLIKDKSIVYAVDYDLGKNGFAYFDTDTADYHTSTGKRSAGNRGHIYRNDGVDIVKDSTRYEKYYVNHIEKGEWLQYTVNVAQKGVYILKINAAANHASGRMTIMIDDKVAARNIVVPDTGDNKKFATFEVKNVVLKAGKQKIKVLADAGGYNFRYIQFIK, from the coding sequence ATGTCTTTCAAAAAATCGATATTATATATTTTTCTGCTCAGTACCATTTCGTTTACAGGGTTTAGTCAGGGGTTTTTAAAAGCCGAGGGTAAAAAAATAGTCAACCAAAAAGGGGAGAATGTTTTACTCCGTGGTTTTGGCTTAGGTGGCTGGATGTTACAGGAGGGTTATATGCTCAAAATTAACAAAGAAGCACAGCAGTACCGTATTCGCGAGCGCATAGAAGAACTGATGGGGCCAAAACAGACTCAGGAATTTTACGATGCCTGGCTGGCAAACCACATGCGTAAAATAGATGTGGATTCAATGAAACGCTGGGGTTTTAATTCCATCCGTTTACCCATGCACTACAATTTATACACTTTACCAGCAGATAAAGAACCTGTTGCCGGGAAAAATACCTGGCTGGAAAAAGGCTTCGCTTTAACCGATAGCCTGTTATCCTGGTGTAAGGAAAATAAAATGTATTTGATTTTAGATTTACATGCTGCACCTGGTGGACAAGGGAACGATTTAAACATTGCCGACCGCGATCCGTCAAAACCATATTTATGGGATAGCGCGGCTAACCAGGAGAAAACCATTGCACTTTGGAAAAAACTGGCAGAGCGTTATAAAAATGAACCTTACATTGGTGCATACGATATTTTGAATGAACCCAACTATGGTTTTACCAATCCTGAAGAGGATAAAAATGGAACAAAAGAAAAAGTAAATGCGCCTTTGCGTAAGTTAATGGTCGAGATTACCAAAGCCATCCGTGAGGTTGATCAAAAACACATCATTGTTATCGAAGGAAATGGCTGGGGCAATAATTACAATGGCATTTTTCCATTATGGGATAAAAATATGGTTTTGAGTTATCATAAATACTGGAATTATAACGATCAGGCTTCAATAGCACACATTATTAAAGCCAGGGATGAGCAGAATGTTCCGGTTTGGCTGGGCGAAACAGGAGAAAATTCTAATGTTTGGTTTACGGATGCCATCCATCTTTTAGAGAAGAATAATATTGGCTGGGCCTGGTGGCCATTGAAAAAGATAGGTGCCAATAACCCAATGGAAATTAAATCGAATCCTAATTATGATGAGCTGGTAAAGTATTTCAATAATGGTGGAAACAAACCTAAGGATAGCAATGTATATAGCGGGTTAATGGAGCTGGCCATTTATTCGAGATTAGAAAATACGATTATCCACCGCGATGTGATAGATGCCATGATCCGCCAGCCCTTTAGTAACGAAACCAAAGCTTTTAAGCCCAATTTAATTAAAGATAAAAGTATTGTTTACGCTGTAGATTACGATTTAGGTAAAAACGGTTTTGCTTATTTCGATACCGATACTGCCGATTACCATACCTCAACAGGAAAACGAAGTGCAGGCAACCGCGGCCATATTTACAGAAATGATGGGGTGGATATTGTTAAAGATTCTACACGGTACGAAAAGTATTATGTAAACCATATCGAAAAAGGGGAGTGGTTGCAATACACGGTTAATGTTGCTCAAAAAGGTGTTTATATTTTAAAAATAAATGCTGCGGCAAATCATGCTTCAGGTAGAATGACCATTATGATCGACGACAAAGTGGCAGCTAGAAATATTGTCGTTCCAGATACAGGAGATAATAAGAAGTTTGCAACCTTTGAGGTGAAGAACGTTGTTTTAAAAGCTGGCAAGCAAAAAATTAAGGTACTGGCAGATGCAGGGGGCTATAATTTTCGTTATATTCAATTTATAAAATAA
- a CDS encoding DUF4249 domain-containing protein, which produces MKKLAIYFVLFTLCLASCKKIISIDTENADPQLVIEGIINNQLMDQEIKISKTIGYTEENVFPKISGATVTVTDSKGNTFVFKEGTKQGTYVSRMKGEPGVTYNLNATVEGQNYTASSKMPNLVKMDSIGIINNTFFGRERKTAAVFFKDPVNEVNFYHFNLYVNDVLSRRYYASNDRLTNGNDLRIQLFFKPNNDHDSDELNTNDKVRIEMECVDSNIFNYWYALSQQADRGPNQGTTPANPTSNLSNNALGYFSANTYQVLTATVK; this is translated from the coding sequence ATGAAAAAATTAGCAATATATTTTGTCCTGTTTACCTTGTGCCTCGCTTCATGCAAGAAAATTATTTCCATTGATACGGAGAATGCCGACCCACAGTTAGTAATTGAAGGGATCATTAATAACCAGTTGATGGACCAGGAAATTAAAATCAGCAAAACGATAGGTTATACCGAGGAAAATGTTTTCCCCAAAATTTCGGGTGCCACGGTTACCGTAACCGATAGCAAGGGAAATACGTTTGTATTCAAAGAAGGAACTAAGCAGGGTACTTATGTTAGTCGCATGAAGGGTGAGCCAGGTGTTACCTATAATTTAAATGCGACTGTTGAAGGACAAAACTATACCGCCAGTTCTAAAATGCCTAATTTGGTTAAAATGGATTCAATTGGGATCATTAATAACACTTTTTTTGGTCGTGAACGTAAAACAGCGGCAGTCTTTTTTAAAGATCCGGTTAATGAAGTAAATTTCTACCATTTTAACCTGTATGTAAACGATGTTTTGTCGCGACGCTATTATGCTAGTAACGACAGGCTAACCAATGGTAATGATTTGCGGATTCAGCTCTTTTTTAAACCCAATAACGATCACGACAGCGACGAGCTGAATACCAATGATAAGGTTAGGATTGAAATGGAATGTGTTGACAGTAATATTTTTAATTACTGGTATGCACTTAGCCAGCAAGCAGACCGCGGGCCTAACCAGGGTACCACGCCGGCCAACCCCACATCAAATCTTTCGAATAATGCATTGGGTTATTTCAGCGCAAATACCTATCAGGTACTCACGGCTACTGTAAAGTAA
- a CDS encoding TonB-dependent receptor, translated as MSLKYYLALFSFLFLSTSIFAQKKFTLSGTIRDAGTGETLIGATVRISGASAAATLTNNYGYFALTQAEGTYTVAVSYTGYTSIVKTISLTKDTKLNEELKSTNDLDEVTVSANNRKNENVKSAQMGLERIDMKTLNSIPVLLGEKDILKTIQLLPGVKSGGEGNTGFYVRGGAADQNLIILDEAVVYNSSHLLGFFSTFNADAIKDVSLYKGGMPAQYGGRLSSVLDVKMDDGNNKEFKFEGGIGLIASRLKAEGPIVKDRGSFMVSFRRTYIDLFLRASPDSSVNGSTLNFYDINAKANYKINDKNTIYISGYFGKDNIGVKDLFENNWGNVTTTIRLNHIFNDRLFSNTSLIYNNYNYTVRLLNDATNFKATSLVRDFNFKEDFQYFSNKHILRFGLNATQHRISPIDIDSDVSSQVNSLTQERRYGIESAAYISDEWSVNEHLNFLYGVRLAAFSLMGPGNFSTYDTDGNIASTENVAKGKFYKNYFNLEPRFSMSYLFNEENSIKASYNRNTQNVHILTNATSSSPTDQYVLSSNNIKPEIADQVALGYFKNIKENTYELSAEIYYKWLQNQIDYKNAAQLLANSNVESELIYGIGRAYGLELFFKKKFGKLNGWVGYTLSRTERKFTELNNGKYFPARQDRTHDISVVGIYNMTPRWTFSSSFIYSTGNAVTYPAGKYTVGGQPAYYYTQRNAGRMPYNMRLDISATLEGKKKGKYQSSWNFGIYNVLARKNPYSIEFITDPQNPNKTAAQQTSLFGLIPSVTWNFKF; from the coding sequence ATGTCCTTAAAATACTACTTAGCTTTATTCTCCTTCCTTTTTCTATCCACCTCTATTTTTGCACAAAAGAAATTTACCCTCAGCGGCACTATTCGCGATGCGGGCACAGGCGAAACCTTAATTGGTGCAACGGTAAGAATTTCCGGAGCATCTGCCGCAGCAACCTTAACTAATAATTATGGATATTTTGCTTTAACACAAGCCGAAGGAACCTACACGGTGGCGGTAAGTTATACCGGCTATACATCCATTGTTAAAACCATCAGTTTAACAAAAGATACGAAGTTAAATGAGGAATTAAAAAGTACAAATGATTTAGATGAAGTAACAGTAAGCGCCAATAACCGCAAAAACGAAAACGTTAAAAGTGCGCAGATGGGTTTGGAAAGGATTGATATGAAAACGCTTAATTCTATCCCGGTGTTGCTGGGCGAAAAGGATATTTTAAAAACCATCCAATTATTACCGGGCGTAAAATCAGGTGGAGAAGGGAATACAGGTTTTTACGTTCGCGGTGGTGCTGCCGATCAGAATTTAATTATTCTGGATGAGGCTGTGGTGTACAACTCATCCCACTTACTTGGCTTTTTCTCTACTTTCAATGCCGACGCAATTAAAGATGTAAGTTTATACAAAGGTGGTATGCCAGCGCAATATGGTGGCCGGTTATCATCGGTTTTAGATGTTAAAATGGATGATGGGAACAATAAAGAGTTTAAGTTTGAGGGAGGTATTGGCTTAATCGCCTCACGTTTAAAAGCAGAAGGACCAATTGTAAAAGACAGAGGTTCGTTTATGGTGAGTTTCCGCAGAACTTATATTGATCTGTTTTTAAGAGCTTCGCCAGATTCGTCTGTTAACGGGAGTACCTTGAACTTTTATGATATTAACGCAAAGGCGAATTATAAAATCAATGATAAAAATACCATTTATATTTCGGGCTATTTTGGCAAGGATAATATTGGGGTGAAGGATTTGTTTGAGAATAACTGGGGCAACGTAACTACCACCATCCGCTTAAACCACATTTTTAACGACCGCTTGTTTTCTAATACTTCGTTAATTTACAACAACTACAATTATACCGTTCGTTTGTTAAATGATGCGACTAATTTTAAGGCGACTTCGCTGGTACGCGATTTTAATTTTAAGGAAGATTTTCAGTATTTCAGCAACAAACATATTCTCAGGTTCGGGCTAAATGCTACCCAGCACCGCATCTCACCGATTGATATTGATAGCGATGTATCCTCGCAGGTAAATTCGCTTACACAAGAGCGTAGGTATGGGATAGAATCTGCTGCGTATATTTCTGATGAATGGAGTGTAAACGAGCACCTTAACTTTTTATATGGTGTAAGGTTGGCTGCTTTTTCTCTAATGGGCCCTGGTAATTTTAGCACTTATGATACTGATGGGAATATCGCATCAACAGAAAATGTAGCCAAAGGCAAGTTTTACAAAAACTATTTCAACCTGGAGCCCCGCTTTTCTATGAGTTACCTGTTTAACGAAGAAAATTCTATTAAAGCATCGTACAACCGCAATACACAGAATGTTCACATTTTAACCAATGCCACTTCCAGTTCGCCAACGGATCAATATGTGTTGAGCAGTAATAATATTAAACCAGAAATTGCCGATCAGGTGGCACTGGGGTATTTTAAAAATATTAAAGAGAATACCTATGAACTCTCTGCAGAAATTTATTATAAATGGCTGCAAAACCAGATCGATTACAAAAATGCCGCCCAGTTGCTGGCCAATTCGAATGTAGAATCGGAACTGATATACGGCATAGGTAGGGCTTACGGGCTGGAACTGTTTTTTAAAAAGAAATTTGGCAAGCTGAATGGCTGGGTAGGATACACCTTATCCCGCACTGAACGCAAATTTACAGAACTGAATAACGGCAAATATTTTCCGGCGAGGCAAGACCGTACACACGATATTTCGGTGGTTGGTATTTACAACATGACGCCAAGGTGGACATTTTCATCAAGCTTTATTTATAGTACAGGCAATGCAGTTACGTATCCGGCAGGTAAATATACCGTTGGTGGGCAACCAGCCTATTATTATACCCAGCGCAATGCAGGTCGCATGCCTTACAATATGCGTTTAGATATAAGTGCAACATTAGAAGGCAAGAAAAAAGGCAAATACCAATCGAGCTGGAATTTTGGTATTTACAATGTGCTGGCCAGAAAAAATCCTTACTCCATAGAGTTCATTACCGACCCGCAAAATCCGAACAAAACTGCTGCACAGCAAACCTCTCTTTTTGGACTTATTCCATCTGTTACCTGGAATTTTAAATTTTAA
- a CDS encoding carboxypeptidase regulatory-like domain-containing protein — MKIFRLSFIILSLLSTLSFSSSAQTDTISINSIITKTNKVLSDYPAEKIYLHFDKPYYAVADTVWFKAYVTENQNFLSAISKIIYVDVINQKDSLIQTLKLPITGGFAYGSFPLDQINYKQGNYHIRAYTMWMLNSEDPAYFNKTFYVGEAIDKEVKTHITYKNTSTDKLEKIDARVQFKDANNKPYANKNVSWQVVTSFTVIAKGRGTTDANGYLTIAMSNAQKAEYQLQKGELITSINTTDKDVASSSFQLKNAIVSKDFQFFPEGGSLIAGLTTKVAFKAIKSDGLGISSKGTVTDNDGKTVATFTAQHLGMGSFNLLAEAGKTYKAAVTYADGTAQNYNLPAVAANGVSVNIDNSSADNIAIKISANDAFFEQNQGKKLYLIAQSKGVICYGAQTALSNKEYNTTVLKSKFPNGIAQFTLFNEFGKPLSERLVFVQHKNTMAVTLTSAAATYGIKKKVKINVAAKKDGAPVEGNFSVAVVDETKVPSSEDATSTILTGLLLSSDVKGYIEKANYYFNAPDAKKNADLDVLLLTQGYRSFKYTDIIANKLPKIDFLPEQGIEISGILRQNNGIPVRKGALLLTIPDKRFNLESTTDPVGNFKFQNLVFNDSSKVTITAKYNVNYKNMTLSLNGAPVPTLTRNFSAAEEVLNIDSALTSYLDNSKRQYAYLHTLKDVNIKATVVPKVSHKDYPALSGLSQMADHEVSGDRFKGCGLLINCLQGMLAGVTFADNNFYVTRDYNQGKKIPMGIFINGMNVDVNQINTIDVNQLESVEVFLRDDLGLVNRANNVNGVIVFNQKKAPKGTRITKAQLMDMLPKYYELTFSPQGYNKEKQFYSPKYDVPASMNRNDLRTTIYWNPKVVTDATGNASFEYYNADGKGQYKVIIEGIDANGNLGRSVFKYLVK; from the coding sequence ATGAAGATTTTTAGATTATCGTTTATCATACTGTCACTTTTATCAACATTAAGTTTTTCTTCTTCGGCACAAACCGATACCATTAGCATAAACAGTATCATTACCAAAACCAATAAGGTATTAAGCGATTATCCTGCTGAAAAGATTTATCTTCATTTCGATAAGCCTTATTACGCTGTTGCCGATACGGTTTGGTTTAAAGCCTACGTTACCGAAAACCAGAATTTCTTATCTGCAATCAGTAAAATCATTTATGTGGATGTGATTAACCAGAAAGATTCGCTTATCCAAACCCTAAAATTACCCATTACCGGTGGCTTTGCTTATGGCAGTTTCCCCTTAGATCAGATTAACTATAAACAGGGTAATTACCATATCAGGGCTTACACAATGTGGATGCTCAACAGTGAAGATCCTGCTTATTTTAACAAGACCTTTTATGTTGGCGAAGCGATTGATAAAGAGGTAAAAACCCATATCACTTATAAAAATACCTCAACAGATAAGCTGGAAAAAATTGATGCGCGTGTACAATTTAAAGATGCCAATAATAAACCCTACGCCAATAAAAACGTAAGCTGGCAGGTGGTTACCAGTTTTACGGTTATTGCCAAAGGCAGAGGCACAACAGATGCGAACGGTTATTTAACCATCGCAATGAGCAATGCACAGAAGGCGGAATATCAATTACAAAAAGGCGAACTGATTACCAGTATTAATACCACCGATAAAGATGTAGCGAGCAGCAGCTTTCAACTTAAAAACGCCATCGTAAGCAAAGATTTTCAGTTCTTTCCGGAGGGAGGAAGTCTGATTGCAGGTTTAACTACTAAAGTGGCATTTAAAGCGATTAAGAGTGATGGTTTGGGCATCAGTTCAAAAGGTACAGTTACCGATAATGATGGCAAAACAGTAGCAACATTTACTGCCCAACATTTAGGAATGGGCAGTTTTAACTTACTGGCCGAAGCCGGAAAAACGTACAAAGCAGCTGTTACCTATGCAGATGGAACCGCTCAAAATTATAACTTACCGGCAGTTGCTGCAAATGGTGTTTCTGTAAATATAGATAACAGCAGTGCAGATAATATAGCCATCAAAATTTCGGCTAATGATGCCTTCTTTGAACAGAATCAGGGTAAAAAGCTTTATTTAATAGCACAGAGCAAAGGCGTGATTTGTTATGGTGCGCAAACAGCCTTATCAAACAAAGAATACAATACCACTGTGCTTAAATCTAAATTCCCGAATGGAATTGCCCAATTTACCTTGTTTAATGAATTTGGTAAACCACTAAGTGAACGATTGGTTTTTGTACAGCACAAAAATACCATGGCGGTAACTTTAACCAGCGCTGCAGCTACTTACGGAATCAAGAAAAAGGTTAAGATAAATGTTGCTGCTAAAAAAGATGGCGCTCCTGTTGAAGGAAACTTCTCGGTAGCTGTTGTAGATGAAACCAAAGTTCCATCCAGCGAAGATGCAACCAGTACGATATTAACTGGCCTGTTGTTAAGCAGCGATGTTAAAGGTTACATTGAAAAAGCAAATTATTACTTTAATGCACCTGATGCAAAGAAAAATGCAGATTTAGATGTATTACTCCTTACCCAGGGATACCGCAGTTTTAAATATACCGATATCATCGCCAATAAATTGCCAAAAATTGATTTCTTACCTGAACAAGGCATTGAAATTTCCGGTATTCTGCGTCAAAACAATGGTATTCCGGTTAGAAAAGGAGCCTTATTGTTAACCATACCTGATAAACGTTTCAATCTGGAAAGTACTACAGATCCTGTTGGGAATTTTAAATTCCAAAACCTGGTATTTAACGACTCCTCTAAAGTGACCATTACCGCTAAGTATAATGTAAACTATAAAAACATGACCTTAAGCTTAAATGGTGCACCGGTACCTACTCTAACCAGAAACTTTAGTGCAGCCGAAGAGGTTTTAAATATTGATAGTGCTTTAACCAGTTATTTAGATAACAGCAAAAGACAATACGCTTATTTACACACACTAAAAGATGTAAATATTAAAGCCACAGTGGTTCCGAAAGTAAGTCATAAGGATTACCCTGCACTAAGCGGATTAAGCCAAATGGCCGACCATGAAGTTAGTGGCGATCGATTTAAAGGCTGTGGTTTATTGATTAATTGTTTACAGGGCATGCTGGCAGGGGTTACTTTTGCCGATAATAACTTTTACGTAACCCGAGATTACAACCAGGGCAAAAAAATCCCGATGGGTATTTTCATCAATGGCATGAACGTGGATGTAAACCAGATCAATACTATAGATGTCAACCAGCTCGAATCGGTTGAGGTATTTTTAAGGGACGATTTAGGTTTGGTAAACCGTGCTAATAATGTAAATGGTGTAATTGTATTTAACCAGAAAAAAGCACCTAAAGGCACCAGGATTACGAAAGCCCAATTAATGGATATGCTTCCTAAGTATTATGAACTTACATTCTCGCCACAGGGTTATAATAAAGAAAAACAGTTTTACTCCCCTAAATATGATGTTCCTGCCAGCATGAACCGGAACGATTTAAGAACCACCATTTACTGGAACCCTAAAGTAGTTACTGATGCAACGGGTAATGCTTCTTTTGAATATTATAACGCTGATGGAAAAGGACAGTACAAAGTAATTATTGAAGGAATAGATGCCAATGGAAATTTAGGAAGATCGGTGTTTAAATATCTCGTAAAATAG
- a CDS encoding multiheme c-type cytochrome, with amino-acid sequence MKGAKRILFILGAIAVAIVILSRCMNAADQLPADVRGEAYTGAATCVKCHKDLSQSYAHNPHGLTSKPVADAALLKIFAPDSNSFQYDASQKVVVEKRDSGMFQVAYQDGKAVRAQKFDMQFGSGEKAYTYTYWQGKKMYELPLSYFTAIKNWAISPGFPKENFYYDRAITSRCLECHASYVAIKITQKSTFEKDEEMEKGTVIYGIDCERCHGPGKQHVVFHMENPEEKTAKFITLYKTLTRKQKMDVCAVCHSGNTLVAQRSVFGFQPGDDLEAYYSQDFKGFGGGNIDVHGNQSAMLKGSNCYRKSETMTCQSCHNTHENIKGNLTVYSQRCINCHKTTNHSKATLAKGSLSTNCIDCHMPIEPSKLITFQQAGKDHLSPYLLRSHHIAIYPVINK; translated from the coding sequence TTGAAAGGCGCAAAACGGATCCTGTTTATTTTAGGGGCAATTGCTGTTGCAATCGTTATTCTTTCAAGATGCATGAATGCGGCTGATCAATTGCCCGCAGATGTGCGGGGTGAGGCCTACACCGGGGCAGCTACCTGTGTTAAATGCCATAAAGATTTATCGCAGTCTTATGCACATAATCCGCATGGTTTAACTTCTAAGCCTGTTGCAGATGCAGCTTTGTTAAAAATTTTCGCCCCTGATTCGAACAGTTTCCAATATGATGCAAGCCAAAAAGTAGTAGTAGAGAAGAGAGATAGCGGTATGTTTCAGGTCGCTTATCAGGATGGCAAAGCTGTGCGTGCGCAAAAGTTCGATATGCAGTTTGGCTCAGGCGAAAAAGCCTATACGTATACCTATTGGCAAGGCAAAAAAATGTACGAACTACCTTTATCTTACTTCACTGCCATTAAGAACTGGGCCATCAGTCCTGGTTTTCCAAAAGAAAACTTTTATTATGACCGGGCGATAACGAGTCGTTGTTTAGAGTGCCATGCCTCTTATGTAGCTATTAAAATCACGCAAAAATCTACTTTTGAAAAGGATGAAGAGATGGAAAAAGGCACTGTTATTTATGGGATAGATTGCGAGCGCTGCCATGGCCCTGGGAAACAGCATGTTGTTTTTCATATGGAAAATCCGGAAGAAAAAACTGCAAAATTCATCACCCTTTATAAAACCCTTACCCGTAAGCAAAAGATGGATGTTTGCGCCGTTTGCCATTCGGGCAATACTTTGGTGGCACAACGATCGGTATTCGGTTTCCAGCCGGGCGACGATTTAGAGGCTTACTATTCGCAGGATTTTAAAGGTTTTGGTGGTGGTAATATTGATGTACACGGTAACCAAAGTGCCATGCTAAAGGGCAGTAATTGTTATCGGAAAAGTGAAACCATGACCTGCCAATCGTGCCACAATACACATGAAAATATTAAGGGTAATTTAACAGTTTACTCACAGCGTTGTATCAATTGCCATAAAACGACCAATCACAGCAAAGCTACTTTAGCCAAGGGATCGCTGAGTACCAATTGTATCGACTGCCATATGCCTATAGAACCTTCAAAACTGATCACCTTTCAACAGGCAGGTAAAGATCATTTAAGCCCTTACCTGTTACGTTCACACCATATTGCCATTTATCCCGTTATTAATAAGTAA
- a CDS encoding D-glycerate dehydrogenase has translation MKVFISGNIAPVGIKELEENNISITQWKENRQITAEELIEACQGQDGLISVGPNKINAAFLNACSHLKVIALHSVGYDQVDIAEAKKLNIPIGNTPGVLSAATADTAFLLMLAVSRKAFFSHKKIIQGEWKNYEPSPELGIEVNGKTLGVFGLGKIGLEMAKKCAAAYQMGVIYHNRSRNEEAERETDAKYVSFEELLAQSDVLSVHTALTPETKDKFTLDVFKQMKPNSIFINTARGGIHNEKDLIKALDEKIIWGAGLDVTNPEPMDKNNPLLAMENVAVLPHIGSATEETRAAMAQIIVQNIVAGLKGEKLPFEVK, from the coding sequence ATGAAAGTATTTATAAGCGGCAACATTGCTCCGGTTGGAATAAAAGAACTGGAAGAAAACAATATCTCCATCACCCAATGGAAAGAAAACAGGCAGATTACAGCCGAAGAACTGATTGAGGCCTGTCAGGGACAGGATGGCTTGATCAGCGTTGGGCCAAATAAAATCAATGCTGCATTTTTAAATGCCTGTAGCCACTTAAAGGTAATTGCGCTACATTCGGTAGGTTACGATCAGGTAGATATAGCTGAAGCTAAAAAATTAAATATTCCAATTGGTAATACGCCAGGTGTTTTGAGTGCAGCAACTGCTGATACTGCTTTTTTATTGATGCTGGCCGTATCGAGAAAGGCTTTTTTCTCACACAAAAAAATCATTCAAGGCGAATGGAAAAACTATGAGCCTTCACCAGAACTCGGAATTGAGGTAAATGGCAAAACGCTTGGTGTTTTTGGTCTGGGGAAAATTGGATTAGAGATGGCCAAAAAATGTGCTGCTGCCTACCAAATGGGGGTCATTTACCACAACAGATCGCGTAACGAAGAAGCCGAAAGAGAAACCGATGCAAAATATGTGTCTTTTGAAGAACTTTTAGCACAAAGTGATGTGTTATCCGTACATACCGCCTTAACACCAGAAACCAAAGATAAATTTACGCTTGATGTTTTTAAGCAGATGAAACCCAATTCAATTTTCATTAATACAGCCAGGGGAGGTATTCACAATGAAAAGGACTTAATTAAAGCCTTAGATGAAAAAATAATATGGGGAGCAGGTTTGGATGTAACCAACCCGGAACCAATGGATAAAAACAATCCTTTGCTGGCTATGGAAAACGTTGCTGTTTTACCACATATCGGCTCGGCTACCGAAGAAACCAGAGCAGCCATGGCGCAGATTATTGTGCAGAATATCGTTGCCGGGTTGAAAGGGGAGAAGCTGCCGTTTGAAGTGAAGTAA